The Triticum dicoccoides isolate Atlit2015 ecotype Zavitan chromosome 6A, WEW_v2.0, whole genome shotgun sequence genome has a window encoding:
- the LOC119319654 gene encoding uncharacterized protein LOC119319654, producing MSETLKHRGTIKHSFSTLRWNKAISNLTDKQKGYVSKHDLDNLLHINKHLIVPIGFMQWLADHTHSNVVFKYKNKVIQIQREMVNQVFGIQSGSEPFPTESNDPAVVAKVKALSDKYKSGSRTIPIENIVNMMKNDETEEGFICSFLFLFISTVLCPITGNYAIWKLLYGLHDISKLYNYDLASYCVNHLSEEIGSFHENIFNRVSIVLDDPIWVGGYLPMLVIIYMDFLDLNSARPFRSINYNVPRMVRVQNVDLLHAANVDFKRTTNKPVAYGTLPLRDISTTPYGARPLALVEDTCFNAKQGTLATRPPEDVGLKSSNQPEVVQVILEVVAKHDELWRKSHEEHMSRMRADLASNVSSIIPSTNSMMANTTTPPVIISQYQGTIATQSTVDYNNQGMLSMVITKHDDLLKKVHEEHVSKVLTDMSKSAIPCAQNVCSQCNEAKTLVTRSSNTHNNDSALVRYQATAAVSQDQKVNKNNIIFLIFSKLTRTVMLANP from the exons ATGTCTGAAACTCTGAAACACCGTGGGACTATAAAGCATAGTTTCTCGACCCTCAGATGGAACAAAGCCATTTCAAATTTAACTGATAAGCAAAAAGGATATGTTTCGAAACATGATCTGGATAATCTGTTGCACATCAATAAGCATCTCATTGTGCCCATCGGTTTCATGCAATGGCTTGCCGACCATACTCACTCAAATGTTGTCTTCAAGTACAAGAACAAAGTTATTCAAATCCAAAGGGAAATGGTCAATCAGGTTTTTGGAATTCAATCTGGTTCTGAACCTTTTCCTACCGAGAGCAATGATCCTGCTGTAGTAGCAAAAGTTAAGGCACTCAGTGATAAATATAAATCTGGAAGTAGGACCATTCCAATAGAAAACATTGTCAACATGATGAAGAATGATGAAACTGAGGAAGGGTTTATTTGTAGTTTCCTGTTTCTGTTCATCTCAACAGTTCTTTGTCCAATCACTGGCAACTACGCGATCTGGAAGCTTCTGTACGGTCTGCATGACATTTCAAAGTTGTATAATTATGATTTGGCAAGTTATTGCGTCAATCACCTCAGTGAAGAGATCGGAAGCTTCCACGAAAATATTTTTAACAGAGTCTCAATTGTTTTGGACGATCCCATCTGGGTTGGCGGCTACCTGCCCATGCTTGTT ATCATATATATGGATTTTCTGGATCTTAATTCTGCAAGGCCATTTAGGAGCATTAACTACAATGTGCCCAGAATGGTTCGTGTGCAGAATGTTGATTTACTTCATGCAGCTAATGTTGATTTCAAAAGGACAACTAACAAACCAGTAGCATATGGAACACTGCCT CTTCGGGACATTTCCACCACACCATATGGAGCTCGTCCACTAGCATTGGTTGAGGATACATGTTTCAACGCCAAACAAGGAACATTGGCCACAAGACCACCGGAAGATGTTGGTTTGAAATCATCCAACCAACCTGAA GTAGTGCAAGTTATATTAGAGGTGGTCGCCAAGCATGATGAGCTGTGGAGAAAAAGTCATGAAGAACACATGTCTCGAATGCGTGCAGATTTGGCAAGCAATGTGTCTTCCATCATTCCAAGCACCAATTCTATGATGGCAAATACTACCACCCCTCCTGTTATTATCAGCCAATACCAAGGGACAATAGCAACTCAGTCAACAGTGGACTATAACAATCAG GGAATGTTATCAATGGTGATTACCAAACACGATGATTTGTTGAAGAAAGTCCATGAAGAACATGTATCTAAAGTGTTGACAGATATGAGCAAAAGTGCGATTCCTTGTGCACAAAATGTGTGCTCCCAGTGTAATGAAGCAAAAACTCTTGTTACTCGCAGTAGCAATACCCACAACAACGACAGTGCTCTTGTGCGATACCAGGCAACGGCTGCTGTCAGTCAAGATCAGAAAGTTAACAAGAACAACATTATCTTCCTGATATTCAGCAAGTTAACAAGAACAGTGATGTTGGCAAATCCATAG